Below is a window of Populus trichocarpa isolate Nisqually-1 chromosome 3, P.trichocarpa_v4.1, whole genome shotgun sequence DNA.
CTTGGAATATTTGAGCTTGGTGCACCTCATTCAAATGGTGGTGAACAAGCACAGCGTAGGGTAAAttgaaggagaaaaggaaagctGAAGCAGAAGCACCATTGAGACCTTGTACTGCGGCCGTTCTCTACCGGTTAATCGGTTTCCGAGGAGGCACTTTATTTGCGTAATGAATTCATCGTTCAGACTGTGTAGTGGGGGTTGACATCAATATCCAAACCCCTTAACTTGGCAATGGACTCTACCTTGCCTTTCAGGGTGTGAAGCTCTCGTAATCTGCTTGGCATGAAAAGAGACATCAAATTTGTATGCAATACCGTAAGTGGAATCGTGATGAATAAGCATGAAATATGAAATTCGGAGGAAAGAGACCAAACCTTGCAATCTCTGCACGTCTTCTGGCTTCTTCTGCCATGATGTTAATGTCCCTGAAAGTGTGCTTTTCGGAGAACGATTTTGCTTCCATAGATTGGAGGCCATGAAGTGTTCGCTGCTCAGCCGCCCACGCAGCTTTTCGAGCTTCCTTACCGAAGTCCTTTTGGGTGGTCATTGCTGTCTGAGAACAATAAATAATGGCCAAATCTCAGAAGGAAgttttcaagaatttaaatGAAAGACGATTAAGGTTTTCTTTCACTCACTCTTTGGTTATATACCAGACTCCAGGCTCTGCCACTCTGTGCATATCGAACAGCGAACTTGATAGGATCAAGCAGCTTGTATGTGACAATGTTGTATAGCCATATGACAGCAGTCCAGCGCCAGCCAATCTTACTGATTCCAGCAAAATCCCATGTTGCTGTGGCAGAGATCACAGTTGCAATCTGTACCAGTTAAACAGTTAGTTTAGAACTGTAGTCTCTTTGGActagaaagtaaaaataaatctttcagGCAATGAAATATTGTTTAATAACTTGCAAGTTTCGAAGCATTTACCAATTGAGCAATGATGAAagcagaaagaagaagaagaccagGCCTTTCCTTATATGACCAACTCCTGGAACGAGTCACAAATATTAGAGCCTGGCTGATGGTGCTAACTTGAAGGTACACGGCTGATGCTAGCTGTCCATTCAGTTCCTTGGAGAGAACTTTATCCGAAAGATCCAAATGTTGGTTAAAGCTTTTTACATGGAAGTGCTTCTGCGACAACAAAACGGAAATGTAGATATTGTCAAAAGGCAGTGTATGATGCAAATGAGTTGAGCTGATAGCTCTTTGCATTTTTACTCAAAAAGAAAACACCAGGTTCCCTCTTTACCCtacaatgaaaaattaagaacacAATGCTTATAGAAACATGATAGCAATAGATGCATTTACCGGAAAGAAATCGGTTTTAAAAGCCATCCAGAAGAATACGACTGTCATTACAGCAAGGTAGCTGCCAATCACTATCCCTGTTGCAAAAATTTCACTTAGCTTCCAACAGTCTGGTATTGGGGATGGCTTAACTCTGTCTTTGGATATTGTCATAATTGTTCCTGGAAATAAGTTGAAAGAAAGGTATATGAGAATTTGCATGTCAAGATGATTGctaattgcattttattttgcaaaaatgCTCACCGTCATTGAGAACGGCAATGATGAGAACCATAAAGGGAGGGAAATCAAACTTCCAGAAGACAGCAAGCAACATGAACCCCATCTGTTACAACAATATCCAGTAGCCAATGAGTAGTGACCGATGAAAGCTACATCTTGCAAATATGGTGAGCTCCTCAGGAACTAGTATTCCAGGAACCAAGAAGAGAGAACGAGAAACTTACCACGATACGTATCGTGATTGATACTGCATATATCTGGAAGAAACAAAACGAATGTTAGGTAACGTGTACTAAGGATTTTAGTCATGTATAATCCCCTAATTCAGCAGTTACTTGTATCAACTCACGGTATAATTCTTCATTCTTTGAAAAATGGCACGGCTGGTTAAAACAGCACTAATGATTACACTAAGTCCAGGTTCTGTCAGAACAATATCAGAGGCACTACGAGCAGCATCTGTTGCATCTGCCACCGCGATTCCTATGTCTGCTATCTTTAATGCGGGTGCATCATTAACTCCATCGCCCGTCATTCCAACTATATGTTTTTTAGCTTGCAATCGCTTCACAATCTCATACTTGTGCTCTACAAAAGGCATAATATGTCAGATGGGAACGCTAGGTTGGTTCACCATGGCACAAACTGTAATGAACCTAATTACCTGGGAAAACACCAGCAAAACCATCAGCATTTTCTATGAGCTCGTCAATTGGTAGAGCTCCAACTCCATCCTTGTTTTCACCAAGCAAAGAGGATGATGGATACATGTTTGTTCCCATACCAAGCCGCCTTCCTGTCTCCTTTCCAATTGCTAGCTGGTCACCTGTGATCATTTTAACACTTACACCTAGATCTAGAGCTCTCCTAATAGTTTCAGCACTATCATGGCGTGGTGGATCAAAAAGAGGGAGAAGACCAACAAATTCCCAGGGCCCACAAGGACTGTCCTTGTTACCAGCAGGCACCTCCTGTAAGTAATAGCACAGACCATTTCTAAAAGTTCTATTGAGGAACGAACTCCTAGAACagtaaataagaaaatcaaagcttATACCTGTCGAGCAACACCGAGAGATCGAAGTCCACGCTCAGCAAATTTATCGATTATGGAATGCACTCTTCTTTCGATGTCTGATTTATTCCATGCCAGATTGAGAATCTACATTTCCGCATAAGAAGTGCATAAGTTCTGGATTTATGATAAGGATTGAAGAGATTAGAAACGAAACTTCTAACTAAGAACCTGCTCTGGTGCTCCTTTGCTCACTCTGTGCATCTTTCCAGCACTGTCTAGGTATGTAAGTGCTGTCCTCTTGTCAGTTGGATTGAAGGGAAGAAAGTGAACTTCTGTGATTCCAGCTCGTGCCTTCAATttgcacaaaaaaatttaattactttgacAGAGCACAGAATATGCAGAATACCAACCATAATTTAGGCACTGATTATCTAATTATTCATGAACAAATGAAAAGGCTATAATCTTTGAAAGATATAGCAGGCCAAATACAGTTTTCCTGGAAGAATCATAGCAATTCTTGCATATGATGAAGTAAACATCCACTTCTTGCAACTTGACAACACcttaacaatattattaaaaacaatatatccgCATGAATGTGagaacatttatttaattggcaAGGTGCACTACCTCTTTAGGATCAGCCAGCATGGAAACAATGGCTGCATCAATAGCATCTTGATTCTCCAACCGTGAAGCTCTTGCAGCCATCAAGACAACCATGTCCTTGTCAACCTCCTTGGAAAAAACCTGCAATAAAATGGATGGGGTCAAACGTCTCACAAGGTAAGTTCAATATATAATCTGTTCTGATAGATATTTAAAGACAAATTTTATTCTACTTGCAAAAATACATATATCATAAAGCTGTACTCCTCTGCTCAAGTAAGTTCCTAGTTAATAGGAATTTGTACATATATACTGCCTAGAAATATTGAGGAGACTTGATAAAATAGCATCAAAAGTAGCACCTCTATCATAGATTTGTCGACTGTAAGTTTGTTAAGAGTTAAAGTTCCTGTTTTATCACTGCAGAGCACATCCATCCCAGCCATTTCTTCAATAGCAGTCATTCTCTTTGTTATGGCCCCCTGCATGAAAATTTGATTATCGTTAACGATTCCTACAAGAACTGGTTTATCCCCTTACTGCAGTTTTCCATGATTATGACACGCAGCTTCACAGACCTGTTGAGACAAACGATGAGAACCTATAGCCATGGTTACGGAAAGAACTGTAGGCATAGCAATGGGGATACCACCAATGAGCAAAACAAGAAGGTTATCTATGCCAACACGATACGCCCTTCCTTGAATCCCATACATTACAATGATTTCAATCAACATCCCAATGGCAATTGAGCAGATGCAGAAGTTTCCGATTGCAGTCAAGACCTGGAACAATTAGCAAGATTATCTCTCATTATATGTGCGTTAGTAATAGTTTAGCAGAAGTCACATGCAAAGACTATATCCTATGAATGGGGTATATAACTTCCGTTCTTTGAATGTGAGAGAGCAATATGCGTGCCTGGTTGACACTATACACAACCACATCAAGTTTTAATCAGTATTCGAAAAGTTAAGTAATTCTGAGATTAACCTTCTGAAAGTGCCCAACATGTGTAGTGTTTTCCACAAGATGAGCTGCTTTTCCAAAGAAGGTATGAACTCCAGTAGCAATAACAACCGCTTCAATTTCACCTTGCTTACAAGTTGAACCAGAGTAAACTCCATCACCAGGATTCTTAGTTACTGGAAGCGACTCTCCTGTAAGGGCAGactaaaaaggaaagaaaagtaacataaaaaacaGCTTAGAATAGAAACATTTCTTAGATAAATACTCTTGCTAGTCTCCAACTTCCATAGTTCTAGTTCGTGTTATGTTTCCCGGGCCTTGGGTTTCCAACAGTCTATGTCATTGTTAAATGATGCTACAAATTCAAAGAACGGTGTACAAGCAACAACTTCCAAAACGTGCTTTATATGGTCAGGCACCTGATCAATTTTCAAAGGATCTCCTTCAAGCAATCGAGCATCGGCAGGAATGATGTCACCTAATTTGATACTAACAATGTCTCCTGGGACCAATTCTGCGGCCTCTTCCTCTCTCCATTTCCCATCACGTAAGACCTATTACATGAACAGGTaagggaaaggaaaagttgaTGAAATAGTTGGAGAATAGGTaagatacaaaaaagaaaaaagaaatcgaaaagaaacagaaataaaTCCCGAACCTTTGCTTTTGGTGCAAGCCGAGCCATAAGAGCTGCCGCTGCATTTCCAGCATTATTTTCCTCTATAAAGCTGatggttgaattgataataagcAGCGTCAAAATGCCGATAAAATCATGGTAATCTGTACCTTTACCCTGCACAATGATTGCCTCACAATAATCAATCACTAGCTCTTGTTTTGCTTGCAGTGCAATCATGTCAAAGATGGGGATTTCAACATAAGATAATTACCCCTCCGTGTGCAAGTGCGATGGCCATAATTGCTGCTGCTTCCATAACCCATGACAATGGATTCCACATAAAGCCCAAAAACTTGAGTATTTTACTTTCCTGTAATGCAAATAATGGGATTGAGTTTTGACATAGGAAGCTGGAAAACATGAAGTTGCGGAGGAAACTAGCAACAAGATCAACTACAATCGAAGGAAAAGAAACTGGAGCCGAAACAGTTCTCTAGACCTTTTTCTCTTCGAGTTTGTTGTATCCAAACACCCCCAACCGCTTTTGAACGTCATCGTCACTGAGACCCTCTTTGGTACACTTCAACTTCTCGAAAACTTCTTCAATAGGGACATTCTCCTGCCAGAACAGTCACAGATTATCAGAACGCTATCCTTAAAAGACCTTTCAACTAATCTAGACTTGTTTATAGGCAGTGAGTATGAGATGAATGATTTGTATCCGTactattgttattttattccaTGACAAAGTTTATGGTCTTTCTGTGACAGAATCCATACGAGAAAATTACATTTTCTCCTCTGGTGTTTACCTTCTCAGGTTCTGGCTCATCACAtggcaataaaaacaaatcaaaggaTGCATATAGAAGAATGATGTTCACGGAGATGTTGTAGCTGGTGGAAGGGATAACATTGCCCTCATCCCATGAAGGATATGGATCCAATTTTGTATCCCTTACTAATTATAGGAGACCACAATTGAAAATAAGAACACTATTATGCGCTTATTTCCAGAGTGCACATTTGAAATAGATTTTATGACTCTCTATTAAGAATGTGATTGTGGTTCAACTAGGATCCTCAGAGCACATTATCAGTAGATTATTCATAAATATGTACCAGATCAACAGTTTCCTTGCTAATAGCTTCAAGTGCATTTGCTGTGTTGTCCATTGCAGTATTCCTCCTTCAGCTCCTCCAGTCCCACCTTCATTTCAAGGGCATTTGCAATATTAATGTTAGGAAACATCCATTTTCCATCAACTTTTAAAGCACAATATATCTCTTTTGAATgagttattgaaaaaaaaatacataaagctCGGGCAATCGTTGTCCAATCTTTATACACTACCCTCTCTCTAGGGAGAATTGAGGGACAGGGTCGAATTGAGTCGGCTCACAATCTAGTGATGCGACAAAGAAATCATTCGGTGCCTTGACTATTGAGACCACACAAGAGAAAGTaaagaaactaaattttcaaatccTACTTCTGCAATTAGCTTGGTTCcataaaataacttttcacCTTGAGATATATAGCTAAACAGCTGCAGAATTGATATATTAATTGCAGATCGTTTCATTCCCAAATTATCAATCATGAAATGTGGGGGAAAAATAGAGTTAAGATGAATGGGCAAATCCCATGAACCGTACGTACAAATCTATATCTATATATGTAAGGAAAATCATTTAAGCAAACAATGTACCTAAATAGAATTCAAGAAAAGGGCACTAATTCTTTATCATGCAGCAGGCAGGACTCCTTGGAGCCAAAAGCCAAAGTACCGGCTCTTGCAATTTCGTACTATAGGAGAGAAGGTGTttagagaagaagaaatcaatgaATATTTATAACGAAACTGATACAAGGAACAGCCAAGGCACAAGGCAGCTAGAACCAGGAGAGAATATTAAAGAGATTGACATTTAGCATAAGACGCACGAACAACTCAATGCCAGAGGAGAgacaagaaaaggaagaaggagaaagagagaaatatcGTAAAGATCATTGATTACAAGAAGCAAAGAAAAGACAGAAAGTTGGCTTCTGGAACTCCGTCATCAGAACTTATGCAACAAAGTGAgcagaaaaatattgttgtttcCAAACTGCTTCCAAAGATGGTCGACTTCTGGATTTCTTtgtggaaataattttttttaaaaagagcatTTTGCAcatcttattatttttgtctGTACAAAATGGAAGAAGCCAAGTGGCATTGTCATTCATGATATAacttgcttctttctttctttttcgaaGAATTGTCATTTGCTTGAAGGGTTCTCTTTTTTGACTTCTGTCCTTGATTATATGGAGTCATGAGGCCCAAAAACTTCGCAGTGCATTCCTTTATCCATACAGAGTACTCTTGTATGCAGTAGTGTTCTCCTTATACGATGCCTGGGGATAAAAACCGTATATGAACATCACGACTCACGACTGTGCCCTAGGACAAGACAGTGATCCtgtggatattttttttctgcatGACTACAAGAGTATGCTGTTAAATACGTCGTTTCGGACATTTCATTTGCTTACCTTCAGCAACAGTtgtatcttttcctttttactATGAAAGTGATCAAATTGTATTTAGgataatgttaattttatatgcTTTGGAGCCATCTACCCAACTCGAAAGCTTCAGGAGACACCAATAATAGTTGTGCCtgttaaaatgaatataaatttgttataatatCACTCACTTGTGAAAAATGATTTCTTATCTTAAATGTTGATTCAAttctttttcataaataatttaataaaataagttaaaataactttaaGTTATTAGTACGTATATATGTTTagtaaatcaaaattattttttgaagaataaatGTATTACAAGTTAGAATATataagttaaaagttaaaaatcttaacatTTGATAAAACCAGAATTTTAACTCCATTCTGATTctctatttaaataaaaaaatatttttaactaaatatgtttataaattTCTAcgagttaaaagttaaaaaaacaatgtaaattaatttaaaaaatccatacTAAAGCAAATGTAGTTaagaatatataataattagagTGATGGTATTTCTTAAGAaagatttaaaagaataaatttcaaaacaacaccaTCACCGCCGTGGATCCCaccatcaattttttatattaagtatttATATGAGTgactatttattgaaaaaatatttttaatattaattaatacattaaaataattaaaatatcaaacagTATACAGCGTGGCGTCGTACTTGTCGAATTCTTGAAATCATTGTCCCTAGATTGTGCACCTACGTGTAATTCCAAGTACAACTTTTCCAACCTTGTGAATGCTCTCAGACAACAAAATCAATGCCGCCTCCATTTGTATATGCTTCCGCACTTGTTTGTACAGAGACACAATCATACCCTGGCCCTGTCTTGTACGAGAACGATAGCTactttaatacattaaaacaaattattaattatgagaAAATTGATGTGAAGATATTCATACTACTTGTACTGAACTAGCCTTTTTGGGATTCCTTCCGACTTGTGTATGCATTTGGGCATTGCTCAGTGCTcaacgaaaaataaaaaaggtttttacaaaaaaattatcacaataaaCTTAACATTTCagcgaaataatatttttaaaaaattatatgaaataacATACTTTAATCTCATCACGatgttttatttcataatataacatttaaattaatatcaattaaaaatcatgataaaatttaaattgatatcaTGATTCATAATAACCGcatcatttatattttgttgact
It encodes the following:
- the LOC7471648 gene encoding plasma membrane ATPase 1; translation: MDNTANALEAISKETVDLENVPIEEVFEKLKCTKEGLSDDDVQKRLGVFGYNKLEEKKESKILKFLGFMWNPLSWVMEAAAIMAIALAHGGGKGTDYHDFIGILTLLIINSTISFIEENNAGNAAAALMARLAPKAKVLRDGKWREEEAAELVPGDIVSIKLGDIIPADARLLEGDPLKIDQSALTGESLPVTKNPGDGVYSGSTCKQGEIEAVVIATGVHTFFGKAAHLVENTTHVGHFQKVLTAIGNFCICSIAIGMLIEIIVMYGIQGRAYRVGIDNLLVLLIGGIPIAMPTVLSVTMAIGSHRLSQQGAITKRMTAIEEMAGMDVLCSDKTGTLTLNKLTVDKSMIEVFSKEVDKDMVVLMAARASRLENQDAIDAAIVSMLADPKEARAGITEVHFLPFNPTDKRTALTYLDSAGKMHRVSKGAPEQILNLAWNKSDIERRVHSIIDKFAERGLRSLGVARQEVPAGNKDSPCGPWEFVGLLPLFDPPRHDSAETIRRALDLGVSVKMITGDQLAIGKETGRRLGMGTNMYPSSSLLGENKDGVGALPIDELIENADGFAGVFPEHKYEIVKRLQAKKHIVGMTGDGVNDAPALKIADIGIAVADATDAARSASDIVLTEPGLSVIISAVLTSRAIFQRMKNYTIYAVSITIRIVMGFMLLAVFWKFDFPPFMVLIIAVLNDGTIMTISKDRVKPSPIPDCWKLSEIFATGIVIGSYLAVMTVVFFWMAFKTDFFPKHFHVKSFNQHLDLSDKVLSKELNGQLASAVYLQVSTISQALIFVTRSRSWSYKERPGLLLLSAFIIAQLIATVISATATWDFAGISKIGWRWTAVIWLYNIVTYKLLDPIKFAVRYAQSGRAWSLVYNQRTAMTTQKDFGKEARKAAWAAEQRTLHGLQSMEAKSFSEKHTFRDINIMAEEARRRAEIARLRELHTLKGKVESIAKLRGLDIDVNPHYTV